A section of the Oryza sativa Japonica Group chromosome 1, ASM3414082v1 genome encodes:
- the LOC4327052 gene encoding peroxidase 56, with product MALLGVLVGAVIIVVATAAAVSGSGLPVPGYDGLAIGFYHETCPQAEDLVLAEMREIVQEDRTLAPALLRFMLHDCFVRGCDASIMLKSREKIGERDANSSYSLRGYEQIERIKAKLEDECPMTVSCADIIVMAARDAVFLSNGPRYQVETGRRDGKVSCTIDADNDLPPPGSNIVDLKIYFSVKNLGWKDLVVLSGSHTIGRAQCGSFARDRLYNYSGEGRQDPSLNTAYAPELRKACVAGDPFDKTYVDMDPGSPYTFDLSYYRDVYRNRGLFVSDQALLNDKWTKQYVERMASADSTDEYFRDYAEAMTNMGRIEVLTGDNGEIRKVCGAYVD from the exons ATGGCATTGTTGGGCGTCCTCGTCGGGGCGGTGatcatcgtcgtcgccaccgcggccgccgtTTCGGGCAGCGGGCTGCCGGTGCCTGGATACGACGGGCTCGCCATCGGGTTCTACCACGAGACGTGCCCACAGGCGGAGGACCTGGTGCTCGCCGAGATGAGGGAGATCGTCCAGGAGGACAGGACCCTCGCGCCGGCGCTCCTGCGGTTCATGctccacgactgcttcgtcagg GGGTGTGACGCGTCCATCATGCTGAAATCGCGGGAAAAAATCGGGGAGAGGGACGCCAACTCGAGCTACAGCCTCCGCGGCTACGAACAGATCGAAAGGATCAAGGCCAAGCTGGAAGATGAGTGCCCGATGACCGTGTCGTGTGCGGACATCATCGTCATGGCCGCGCGGGACGCCGTGTTCCTG AGCAACGGCCCACGGTACCAGGTGGAGACCGGACGCCGGGACGGCAAGGTGTCCTGTACCATTGACGCCGACAACGATCTCCCACCGCCCGGCTCCAACATTGTCGACCTCAAGATCTACTTTAGTGTCAAGAACCTGGGATGGAAGGACCTCGTCGTCCTATCAG GGAGCCACACGATAGGGAGGGCGCAGTGCGGCTCGTTCGCGCGCGACAGGCTGTACAACTACAGCGGGGAAGGGAGGCAGGACCCGTCGCTGAACACGGCGTACGCGCCGGAGCTGAGGAAGGCGTGCGTGGCCGGCGACCCTTTCGACAAGACGTACGTGGACATGGACCCGGGGAGCCCGTACACGTTCGACCTGAGCTACTACCGGGACGTGTACAGAAAcaggggcctcttcgtctccgACCAGGCCCTCCTCAATGACAAGTGGACCAAGCAGTACGTGGAGAGGATGGCGTCCGCGGATTCGACGGACGAGTACTTCAGGGACTACGCGGAGGCCATGACCAACATGGGGAGGATCGaggtgctcaccggcgacaACGGCGAGATCAGGAAGGTGTGCGGCGCGTACGTTGACTAG